A section of the Mycolicibacterium anyangense genome encodes:
- a CDS encoding dienelactone hydrolase family protein: MARTRKLFAALTRRGPHQVLRGDLAFAGLPGIVYTPASGFNLPGVAFGHDWLTPVDHYVKTLEHLASWGIVAAAPNTERGPAPSVLNLAFDLGTTLDIITGVRLGPGQISVHPGKLGLAGHGFGGSAAVFAAAGLAGAGKSAPKAAAALFPSVTKPPAAQPAATLTVPGLVLSAPDDPESLRTDALDLAQAWPGAVLHVVSKGKSAGLAEKRRLSRVLGLPGSDRATQKAARALLTGFLLYRLTGDKTYREFADPEAVLPKAGKPDPEAEPMTPEGRIVALLK, translated from the coding sequence GTGGCCCGGACACGCAAGCTCTTCGCGGCGCTGACGCGCCGTGGTCCGCATCAGGTTTTGCGCGGTGACCTGGCATTTGCCGGCCTTCCGGGCATCGTCTACACCCCGGCGTCGGGCTTCAATCTGCCCGGTGTGGCCTTCGGCCACGATTGGCTCACACCGGTGGACCATTACGTCAAGACGCTGGAGCACCTTGCCTCGTGGGGCATCGTCGCGGCAGCGCCCAACACCGAGCGGGGTCCGGCTCCGTCGGTGCTGAACTTGGCCTTCGACCTCGGCACCACGCTCGACATCATCACCGGCGTGCGCCTGGGCCCGGGCCAGATCAGCGTGCATCCGGGCAAGCTGGGCCTGGCCGGCCACGGTTTCGGTGGCTCGGCGGCGGTCTTCGCCGCTGCGGGGCTGGCCGGAGCAGGGAAATCGGCCCCCAAGGCGGCGGCCGCACTGTTCCCGTCGGTGACCAAACCGCCCGCGGCCCAGCCTGCCGCCACCTTGACGGTGCCGGGCCTGGTACTCAGCGCACCCGACGACCCGGAATCGCTGCGCACCGATGCCCTGGACCTGGCCCAGGCGTGGCCCGGAGCGGTCCTGCATGTGGTCAGCAAGGGAAAGTCCGCGGGGCTGGCCGAGAAGCGCCGGCTCTCCCGGGTGCTGGGGCTACCGGGGTCGGATCGCGCGACCCAGAAAGCGGCGCGGGCCCTGCTGACCGGCTTCCTGCTGTACCGGCTCACCGGGGACAAGACGTACCGCGAGTTCGCCGACCCCGAGGCGGTGCTGCCCAAGGCCGGCAAGCCCGACCCCGAGGCTGAGCCGATGACACCCGAAGGCCGCATCGTCGCGCTGTTGAAGTAG